A single window of Oreochromis aureus strain Israel breed Guangdong linkage group 7, ZZ_aureus, whole genome shotgun sequence DNA harbors:
- the apc gene encoding adenomatous polyposis coli protein isoform X1 produces the protein MAAASYDQLLRQVEVLKMENSNLRQELQDNSNHLTKLETEASNMKEVLKQLQGTIEEESGEACGSQLELIGRLKELSLDSAGFKSRARPLLAPGSTSSSSGAPIGAVGGSGAPGPSTSAAFPRRGLPSAGRDGHDRCLEELEKERSLLLAELDKEEKEKDWYYAQLQDLTKRIDSLPLTGNVRTPAKTDLNRRQLEYDAHQLRTAMEKQLGSCKEMERRAQTRVARIQQIEKDLLRLGARLQVTSPVEGAQGASESSGLAGAQSAGTRLDHEPANETSYSVPRRITSHLGTKVEMVYSLLSMLGTHDKDDMSRTLLAMSSSQDSCIAMRQSGCLPLLIQLLHGNDKDSLLLGNSRGSKEARARASAALHNIVHSQPDDKRGRREIRVLHLLEQVRHYCEACWTWQENHERGVDQEDNPMPSPVEHQICPAVCVLMKLSFDEEHRHAMNELGGLQAVAELLQVDCEMFGLSSDHYSITLRRYAGMALTNLTFGDVANKATLCSMKGCMRAMVAQLKSESEDLQQVIASVLRNLSWRADVNSKKTLREVGSVRALMGCALEVQKESTLKSVLSALWNLSAHCTENKADICAVDGALAFLVGTLTHRSHTNTLAIIESGGGILRNVSSLIATNEAHRQILREHGCLPTLLQHLKSHSLTIVSNACGTLWNLSARDAKDQEALWELGAVGMLRNLIHSRHKMIAMGSAAALRNLMANRPARYKDASVVSPGAGAPSLQARKQKALFEELDAQQLSETFDNIDNLSPKAAHRKGRGCNGATGGAGSVTRSYTNTPVLSSPKNGDGSKRASEEAAYTRSVFPPSVRASSDSLNSVTSADGYGNRGKTKPSSEPFYSSDESSANKCCVYRKYPADLAHKIRSANHMADDDGGELDTPINYSLKYSDEQLNSGRQSPNHRGAIESDDDSEQDARLRRNDGSDSAAGSGHMAAVPPPRYVVVTATSNYGTESTTEQPIDYSLKYGTDATRKKLFKPEETAPSSIPPPPSTSASKLRPPPPPSTRGASKSNQESTQTYCVEDTPICFSRGSSLSSLSSEEEEGDVITRKRKGGSDSGAGNDYPTLPVSEKDAHDQQQRKEAESQTTAAPSTRGRRGHHHHHSHHHHHHHVSSSGARTPKSPPEQPYAQETPLMFSRCTSVSSLESFSTSSIASSVRSSEPSSGMPSGVVSPSDLPDSPGQTMPPSRAKTPPPPQKTKEEEKAKKKDEEESSVDVLLHFATESTPHGFSRASSLSALSLDEPYIPAEMKKKKEKDEGGVEERKEEPPKPILDESDDDDDIEILEACINMAMPKSSRKPKKQQQAAPRKPSQLPVYKLLPPQSRAQPQPRKDMPPPEEVPRVYCVEGTPLNFSTATSLSDLTIDSPPNEQTGAGLVPAAQPTSAPRRRAGFPEGENGDDILAECISAAMPKAKPRKPVRAAANSEHLQTPPLPPPLPPTAPSPLGPQQQKKKPTSPVKPMPQRALYGVTTTAAAKAKPGFAFDSPRHYTPIEGTPCCFSRNDSLSSLDFDEEDGGEKDEEEKKAKEEEGRKRKQQTAAVFPRTKPPTNQMATDEKQKFAIEDTPVCFSRNSSLSSLSDIDQENNNKEFAPPPPEQQDEGKEGAKSPSPPAEVEPKPRPPAATGYAPKAFHVEDTPVCFSRNSSLSSLSIDSEDDLLQECISSAMPKKKKKTTTLPVPAPPPLSVSKAEDGILAEEEPSDAPRSPASPDSESFDWKAIQEGANSIVSSLNAAAAASSLSRQPSSDSDSVLSLKSVGSPFHLTTANNNEEEEEEPEEKTKRGARILKPGERSTLEAKKKREEEEEEEEAKAVRGGKKVYRSLITGKPRAEPAARGRSKPRAAAVAKAPGGSDVDRVGGSSRDSTPSRSTPAPSQKGGKLSQLPRTASPGSASSSSASRTTKPTTTPKSGGGIPRSESTSRVSGSTAAKKQKAEPEKPALVRQSTFIKEAPSPTLKRKLEETAVAAALESPSSPDTPLPSTARRHDVNRSHSESPSRPQEVTSSRFSRTGTWKRENSSGGGGASSGKHSTSLPRVGTWKRTGSSSSVLSASSESSEKGRSEEESTMRSKGTWRKAKSSGDPSSTRGFADKSEDVWVRLEDCPVNNPRSSSSCSARSPTSINAPPIIDSPAPSKIPSSSSSSSSNLNLRRSCESLDEKPASIESRPQQPPHQQQRAQQRSGAVAARVSPFNYTPSPRKSSAEGTAATTTTTTTTSSSTTPTRPSLIPTPITKKREPKGGEGGGSSGGGGERGSYIVTSV, from the exons ATGGCGGCGGCGTCATATGACCAGCTGCTGAGGCAGGTGGAGGTGTTAAAGATGGAGAACTCAAACCTGAGACAGGAGCTGCAGGACAACTCCAACCACCTGACCAAGCTGGAGACAGAGGCCTCCAACATGAAG GAAGTGCTGAAGCAGCTGCAGGGCACCATAGAAGAAGAGTCTGGGGAGGCTTGTGGCTCTCAGTTGGAGCTCATTGGACGGTTAAAAG AGCTGAGTCTCGATTCGGCCGGCTTTAAGTCCCGAGCCCGCCCTCTCCTAGCCCCCGGCTCCACCTCCTCATCCTCTGGAGCTCCTATAGGAGCAGTGGGAGGCTCCGGAGCTCCAGGCCCCTCTACGAGTGCTGCCTTTCCCAGGAGAGGGCTGCCGTCTGCGGGCAGAGACGGCCACGACCGCTgcctggaggagctggagaaaGAGAG GTCTCTCCTATTGGCGGAGCTGGAtaaggaggagaaggagaaagacTGGTACTACGCTCAGCTGCAGGATCTCACCAAGAGGATCGACAGTCTGCCACTCACTGGGAATGTAAGAACTCCTGCAAAG ACCGACTTAAATCGCCGTCAGCTTGAGTATGATGCCCATCAGCTGCGAACAGCAATGGAGAAGCAGCTGGGCTCCTGTaaggagatggagaggagaGCTCAG ACTCGGGTGGCTCGGATTCAGCAGATAGAGAAAGACCTCCTGCGGCTCGGGGCCCGGCTGCAGGTAACCTCACCT GTCGAAGGTGCTCAGGGGGCGAGCGAAAGCAGCGGATTGGCCGGGGCGCAG AGCGCAGGCACCCGTTTGGATCACGAGCCAGCCAATGAGACGAGCTATTCTGTGCCTCGACGAATCACCAGCCATCTGGGAACCAAA GTGGAGATGGTGTACAGCCTGCTGTCCATGCTGGGGACGCACGATAAGGACGACATGTCACGGACGCTGCTCGCCATGTCAAGTTCACAGGACTCGTGCATTGCTATGCGTCAGTCTGGCTGCCTGCCGCTGCTCATTCAGCTACTGCACGGCAACGACAAGGACTCCTTGTTGCTAG GTAACTCCCGTGGCAGTAAGGAGGCGCGCGCACGGGCATCAGCGGCGCTCCACAACATCGTGCACAGTCAGCCGGATGATAAGAGAGGGCGGCGAGAGATCAGAGTGCTCCACCTGCTGGAGCAGGTGCGCCATTACTGCGAGGCATGCTGGACCTGGCAGGAGAATCATGAGAGGGGTGTCGACCAGGAGGACAACCCCA TGCCGTCCCCTGTGGAGCATCAGATTTGCCCAGCCGTCTGTGTCCTCATGAAGCTGTCCTTTGACGAAGAGCATCGGCACGCCATGAACGAGCTCG GCGGTCTGCAGGCGGTAGCGGAGCTGCTACAGGTGGACTGCGAGATGTTCGGTCTGAGCAGCGATCACTACAGCATCACTCTGCGGCGATACGCTGGCATGGCACTCACCAATCTCACCTTTGGAGATGTAGCCAATAAG gCCACTTTGTGCTCTATGAAGGGCTGCATGCGAGCAATGGTCGCTCAGCTGaagtctgagagtgaagaccTGCAGCAG GTGATAGCTAGCGTGCTAAGGAACCTGTCCTGGCGTGCTGATGTTAACAGTAAGAAGACGCTACGTGAGGTCGGCAGTGTCCGAGCGCTGATGGGCTGCGCCCTCGAGGTGCAGAAG GAGTCGACGCTGAAGTCTGTACTGAGCGCACTCTGGAACCTGTCGGCTCACTGCACAGAGAATAAGGCTGATATCTGCGCTGTGGATGGTGCTCTGGCATTTTTGGTGGGGACGCTGACACATCGCAGCCACACCAACACACTCGCCATAATTGAAAGTGGCGGTGGCATCCTGCGAAACGTCTCAAGCCTTATCGCCACCAACGAGGCGCACAG GCAGATCCTACGGGAACATGGCTGCCTGCCAACGCTGCTGCAGCACCTGAAGTCTCACAGCCTGACCATTGTGTCCAACGCTTGTGGCACGCTCTGGAACCTCTCTGCCCGCGACGCCAAAGACCAGGAGGCCCTCTGGGAGCTGGGCGCCGTGGGCATGCTGCGCAATCTCATCCATTCACGCCATAAAATGATTGCCATGGGCAGCGCCGCTGCGCTACGTAACCTGATGGCCAACCGCCCAGCACGCTACAAGGATGCCAGCGTGGTGTCTCCTGGCGCAGGCGCCCCATCACTACAGGCCCGTAAACAGAAAGCGTTATTTGAGGAGCTGGATGCACAGCAGCTGTCGGAGACTTTCGACAACATCGACAACCTGAGCCCCAAGGCGGCGCACAGGAAGGGGCGGGGCTGCAATGGCGCCACAGGAGGAGCAGGCAGCGTCACGCGCTCATACACCAACACGCCGGTGCTATCGAGCCCAAAAAACGGAGATGGATCAAAGAGGGCGAGCGAGGAAGCAGCATATACTCGCTCAGTGTTCCCGCCTAGCGTGCGGGCATCCAGCGACAGCCTTAACAGTGTGACGAGCGCTGATGGTTACGGCAACCGTGGGAAGACCAAACCGTCCTCTGAACCCTTCTACTCGTCAGACGAGAGCAGCGCTAACAAGTGTTGCGTCTATAGGAAGTACCCAGCTGATCTGGCCCATAAGATACGCAGTGCCAACCACATGGCGGACGATGACGGCGGAGAGCTGGACACGCCTATAAACTATAGCCTCAAGTACTCTGACGAACAGCTGAACTCTGGGCGCCAGAGCCCGAATCATCGCGGGGCCATTGAGAGCGATGATGACAGTGAGCAGGATGCCAGACTGAGGAGGAACGACGGAAGTGATTCAGCAGCGGGTAGCGGGCACATGGCAGCAGTTCCGCCTCCACGCTATGTCGTTGTCACAGCAACATCGAATTATGGTACAGAGTCTACGACCGAGCAGCCAATCGACTACAGCTTAAAGTACGGCACTGATGCCACACGTAAAAAGCTCTTCAAACCAGAGGAGACCGCCCCCTCCTCTATTCCACCACCCCCATCAACCTCTGCCAGCAAGCTCCGCCCACCGCCTCCCCCCAGCACCCGGGGGGCATCAAAAAGCAACCAGGAGTCGACACAGACATACTGCGTAGAGGACACACCCATCTGCTTCTCCAGAGGCAGTTCACTATCCTCGCTGTCctctgaagaggaggagggtgaTGTCATCACGAGAAAGAGGAAAGGGGGGAGCGACAGCGGCGCCGGTAACGACTACCCGACACTCCCTGTCAGTGAGAAGGACGCACATGACCAGCAGCAGCGAAAAGAGGCTGAGAGCCAAACCACTGCTGCACCATCCACACGGGGGCGCCGtggccaccaccaccaccatagccatcatcatcaccaccaccatgtGAGTTCATCAGGCGCAAGGACTCCTAAGAGCCCGCCGGAGCAGCCATACGCTCAGGAGACACCCCTGATGTTCAGCCGCTGCACGTCCGTCAGCTCGCTCGAGAGCTTTTCCACCTCCTCCATTGCCAGCTCTGTGCGTTCCAGTGAGCCCTCCAGCGGCATGCCGAGTGGTGTGGTGAGCCCCAGTGACCTGCCCGACAGCCCAGGTCAGACCATGCCACCAAGCCGCGCCAAGACGCCGCCTCCGCCACAGAAGACgaaggaggaggaaaaggcCAAGAAGAAGGACGAGGAAGAAAGCAGTGTCGACGTACTGCTGCACTTCGCCACCGAGAGCACGCCGCATGGCTTCTCCCGTGCCTCCAGTCTGAGCGCACTCAGTCTGGACGAGCCCTACATTCCCGCGgagatgaaaaagaagaaagagaaggatGAGGGTGGGGTTgaggagaggaaggaggagCCTCCTAAACCCATCCTTGATGAATCGGATGATGATGACGACATTGAGATCCTGGAGGCATGCATCAACATGGCCATGCCCAAATCATCAcggaaaccaaagaagcagcagCAAGCAGCACCACGGAAACCAAGCCAGCTTCCTGTCTACAAGCTCCTCCCACCTCAAAGCCGTGCCCAACCGCAGCCCAGGAAGGACATGCCGCCGCCAGAGGAGGTGCCAAGAGTTTACTGTGTGGAGGGAACGCCGCTCAACTTCTCCACCGCCACGTCTCTTAGTGACCTCACCATTGACTCCCCGCCCAATGAGCAGACGGGAGCGGGCCTCGTACCTGCAGCCCAACCCACCTCTGCCCCTAGGAGAAGGGCAGGGTTTCCTGAGGGCGAGAACGGAGATGACATCCTTGCCGAGTGCATTAGTGCCGCCATGCCCAAAGCCAAACCCAGGAAGCCCGTCAGAGCAGCGGCAAACAGTGAGCACTTGCAAACCCCGCCTTTACCGCCTCCTCTCCCTCCAACAGCCCCGTCTCCCCTCGGCccgcagcagcagaagaagaagccaACGTCACCTGTGAAGCCGATGCCTCAGCGGGCGCTGTATGGCGTCACCACAACAGCGGCTGCAAAAGCAAAGCCGGGATTCGCCTTTGACTCGCCGCGCCACTACACGCCGATTGAAGGAACGCCATGCTGCTTTTCACGCAACGACTCGCTGAGCTCGCTGGACTTTGATGAAGAGGATGGCGGCGAGAAGGACGAAGAGGAAAAGaaggcaaaagaagaagaaggcaggAAGAGGAAGCAGCAAACAGCTGCCGTTTTTCCACGCACAAAACCACCGACCAATCAGATGGCCACAGATGAGAAGCAGAAGTTTGCTATCGAGGACACGCCCGTATGCTTCTCCAGGAACTCCTCGCTGAGCTCACTGAGCGACATCGACCAGGAGAACAACAACAAGGAGTTTGCCCCACCCCCGCCAGAGCAGCAAGACGAAGGCAAAGAGGGGGCAAAGTCTCCGTCCCCTCCAGCAGAG GTGGAGCCAAAGCCTCGCCCCCCTGCGGCCACTGGCTACGCCCCCAAAGCCTTTCATGTTGAGGATACGCCTGTGTGCTTCTCCAGGAACTCGTCGCTGAGCTCGCTGAGCATAGACTCGGAGGACGACTTGCTGCAGGAGTGCATCAGTTCCGCCATGcccaagaagaaaaagaaaaccaccACCCTCCCCGTACCCGCCCCGCCGCCTCTATCTGTCTCCAAAGCTGAAGATGGCATTCTGGCTGAGGAGGAGCCTTCAGATGCACCAAGGAGCCCTGCCTCTCCAGATTCAGAGTCCTTTGATTGGAAGGCCATCCAAGAAGGTGCCAACTCCATCGTCAGCAGCTTGAATGCTGCTGCCGCCGCCTCCTCGCTGTCCCGCCAGCCATCATCAGACTCTGACTCGGTCCTGTCGCTGAAATCTGTCGGCTCGCCCTTCCACCTTACGACAGCTAATAacaatgaagaggaggaggaggaaccaGAGGAGAAGACGAAGCGAGGCGCGAGGATCCTGAAGCCTGGTGAGCGCAGCACGCTGGAGGCcaagaagaagagagaggaggaggaggaggaagaggaagcaaAGGCTGTGAGGGGTGGGAAGAAGGTGTACAGGAGTCTGATCACGGGAAAGCCAAGGGCAGAGCCAGCAGCCAGGGGACGGAGCAAGCCCCGAGCCGCTGCTGTGGCCAAAGCTCCTGGAGGCAGTGACGTAGATCGAGTGGGCGGGTCCTCTCGGGACTCCACCCCATCTCGCTCCACCCCAGCACCCAGTCAGAAAGGAGGGAAGCTCTCGCAGCTGCCACGCACGGCTTCTCCAGGAAGTGCATCATCATCCTCTGCATCCAGGACCACTAAACCCACCACAACCCCGAAGAGTGGTGGTGGCATCCCGAGAAGCGAGTCCACATCGAGAGTCAGTGGCTCCACTGCCGCCAAGAAGCAGAAGGCGGAGCCTGAGAAGCCGGCACTCGTAAGGCAGTCAACCTTCATCAAAGAAGCTCCGAGCCCGACACTGAAGAGGAAGCTGGAAGAGACGGCGGTGGCAGCCGCTCTCGAGTCGCCATCCAGCCCTGACACGCCACTACCATCCACCGCCAGGAGACACGACGTCAACCGCTCACACTCTGAAAGCCCGTCACGTCcacaggaagtgacatcatcTCGCTTCAGCCGCACTGGCACCTGGAAACGGGAAAACAGCAGCGGGGGAGGTGGAGCCAGCAGTGGGAAACACTCAACCTCTCTGCCGCGCGTCGGCACCTGGAAAAGAACGGGAAGCTCATCGTCCGTGCTGTCAGCATCCTCCGAGTCCAGCGAGAAGGGACGGAGTGAGGAGGAGAGCACCATGAGATCGAAGGGAACGTGGAGAAAGGCAAAGAGCAGCGGCGACCCATCCAGCACCCGAGGCTTTGCCGACAAGTCCGAAGACGTGTGGGTCCGGCTGGAGGACTGCCCCGTCAACAACCcccgctcctcctcctcctgctctgcCCGCTCGCCCACCTCCATCAATGCCCCACCCATCATCGACAGCCCCGCTCCCTCCAAGATCccgtcttcctcctcctcttcctcctccaacCTTAACCTGCGCCGAAGCTGTGAGAGCCTTGATGAAAAGCCAGCATCGATCGAGAGCCGGCCACAACAGCCACCGCATCAGCAGCAGCGCGCTCAGCAGCGCAGCGGTGCCGTTGCGGCCCGAGTCAGCCCCTTCAACTACACGCCAAGCCCAAGGAAGAGCAGTGCCGAAGGCACAGCGgccactaccaccaccaccaccaccacatcaTCTTCCACTACCCCTACGCGGCCCTCCCTTATCCCCACCCCAATCACGAAGAAACGCGAGCCAAAGGGAGGCGAGGGTGGTGGCAGCAGTGGGGGCGGTGGCGAACGGGGCTCATACATCGTGACATCTGTGTAA